GGGCGGGATTAGGATGGCCGATATCGGGCTTTGGGCCGATGCGATGCCAGAATATAACTCGGCATGGCCGCTGTAATAGAGGGGGCCGATAAGGCCTATGAGGGCGCCGAGGAGGATCCCGATCGCCGCCGCGAGGGGCCTCCATCTCCGCCCATCGGCGGATTTGGCGAGCGCACCAATCCTCCGGCCCAAGAGGCCTACGACGAGGCCCTCAAGGGCCTTTATCAGGAGCGTGGCCGGCGCATAATGGTAATAGCCCAAGAGCAGATCGGCGAGCATCGATCCAACGCCGCCGGCCAAGGCGCCCACGAACGGGCCGAAGAGCAGCGCTGATGCATAAACCATCGTCTCGCCCAAGTTGAAGTATCCCCTCGTGCTCGGTATATAGATCGAGAAGCCCATCGTCGCTATGCAAACTAGGGCCGCGAAGGCGCATGCGATGCTCAGTTGCCTCGTAGCCTCGGCCGCCCGCATGGCGATCCCCTTGAGTTCCCCCATGCAAGGGGCGGCTCGCGGCCGCGGGAATAAAAGCCTTGTGCGAATCGATTTCGCCAATTGGCCAATATTTTCCGAAAACAAATCTTTTAAACCGGCGTGGCGTAATGAGCCGGAGTATGCCGATCGTCCACGTATATGTTTGGAAGGGGTTTTCGAATGAGGCCAAGAAGAGGGCGATAGCGGGCATAACGAAGGTCTTCGCCGATATGGGCATTCCCGAGGAAGCGGTTGAGGTAATAATCCATGAGGTCCCCAAGGAGGATTGGGGGATAGGCGGGGAACTGGCCAGCGAAAGGCTCAAGCACGCGCAACCGCCCTGAAGGGGGCTGGGCCAGCCCTAGGTCCTACAGGTGCCCTTTTTGGATCGATCGTTTAACGGGGGGCTAAGCGGCGACCATCGCGAATGGGGCTACGCCCCGTTCAGGGCCTCCTTCATCGAGCGAATCCCAAGCTTGGGATTCAACGCCCTCTTCATC
This region of Candidatus Bathyarchaeia archaeon genomic DNA includes:
- a CDS encoding ECF transporter S component, producing MGELKGIAMRAAEATRQLSIACAFAALVCIATMGFSIYIPSTRGYFNLGETMVYASALLFGPFVGALAGGVGSMLADLLLGYYHYAPATLLIKALEGLVVGLLGRRIGALAKSADGRRWRPLAAAIGILLGALIGLIGPLYYSGHAELYSGIASAQSPISAILIPPEFWLGLGGLASLSMIAIALAREPGLGLEIAPCLAGGSLMVLGYFLYEQFFLGVLALAEVPINVGQMAIGAMAAAPIARAIRRALPRLGWGRP
- a CDS encoding 2-hydroxymuconate tautomerase family protein; translated protein: MSRSMPIVHVYVWKGFSNEAKKRAIAGITKVFADMGIPEEAVEVIIHEVPKEDWGIGGELASERLKHAQPP